The proteins below come from a single Aegilops tauschii subsp. strangulata cultivar AL8/78 chromosome 6, Aet v6.0, whole genome shotgun sequence genomic window:
- the LOC109748854 gene encoding NADH dehydrogenase [ubiquinone] 1 alpha subcomplex subunit 9, mitochondrial, whose product MQAAAAARRHLLDQHHLSPASSAAIAAFRSAAQPALAPQGSGGADGARYMSARAPAVKGAGHLVRKGTGGRSSVSGIVATVFGATGFLGRYVVQQLAKMGSQVLVPFRGCEDSHRHLKLMGDLGQIVPMNYNPRDVNSIKTAVAKSNVVINLIGREYETRNYGFEEVNHQMAEQLAMISKEHGGIVRFIQVSALGASASSPSRLLRAKAAGEESVLKEFPEATIMRPATLIGTEDRILNRWAMYAKNWGFLPLFGGGSTKFQPVYVVDVAAAIVNSLKDDGTSMGKTYELGGPDIYTVHDLAEMMFETIREYPRYVNIPFPIAKAMASPREMLLNKVPFPLPTPSIFNLDHIKALTVDNLVSENALSFADLEIKPHKLKGYPTEFLVCYRKGGPSFGSTVSEKMGSADVAPRF is encoded by the exons atgcaggcggcggcggcggcgcggcgccaCCTCCTCGACCAGCACCACCTCTCCCCAGCCTCCTCGGCCGCCATCGCCGCCTTCAGATCCGCCGCCCAGCCGGCGCTCGCGCCCCAAG GGTCGGGCGGGGCGGATGGCGCGAGGTACATGTCCGCGAGGGCGCCGGCCGTCAAGGGGGCCGGGCATCTCGTCCGCAAGGGCACCGGAGGGAGGTCATCCGTGAG TGGAATCGTTGCTACGGTGTTTGGCGCTACTGGATTTCTTGGACGCTATGTCGTTCAACAACTTG CAAAGATGGGATCTCAGGTTCTTGTCCCATTCAGAGGTTGTGAGGATTCTCACCGGCACCTGAAGTTAATGGGTGACTTGGGCCAG ATTGTTCCAATGAACTACAACCCAAGAGATGTGAATTCGATTAAGACTGCTGTTGCCAAGTCAAATGTGGTCATTAACCTCATTG GACGGGAGTATGAAACTAGAAACTATGGGTTTGAAGAAGTAAACCATCAGATGGCTGAACAACTTGCAATG ATATCCAAGGAGCATGGGGGTATTGTGAGATTTATCCAGGTTTCTGCTTTAGGGGCATCAGCCTCTTCACCTTCTAGATTGCTGAGGGCGAAGGCTGCTGGAGAGGAATCTGTGTTGAAAGAATTTCCTGAA GCTACAATTATGAGGCCTGCAACCCTGATTGGCACAGAAGATCGGATTTTGAACAGATGGGCAATGTATGCCAAAAATTGGGGTTTCCTCCCACTTTTTGGCGGTGGATCTACAAA GTTTCAGCCTGTTTATGTTGTGGATGTTGCGGCTGCCATTGTCAACTCCCTCAAGGATGATGGCACCAGCATGGGAAAGACCTATGAGCTTGGTGGACCAGATATTTACACTGTTCATGACCTG GCTGAAATGATGTTTGAAACAATACGCGAATATCCAAGATACGTGAATATTCCTTTCCCTATTGCAAAG GCTATGGCTTCTCCAAGGGAAATGCTGCTAAACAAAGTGCCTTTTCCTCTACCGACTCCCTCCATTTTCAATCTTGATCATATCAAGGCACTCACCGTAGACAATCTAGTGTCTGAGAATG CTCTCAGTTTTGCGGACCTGGAAATCAAGCCTCACAAGTTGAAGGGTTACCCTACCGAGTTCCTTGTCTGCTACAGGAAGGGCGGGCCGTCTTTTGGTTCTACTGTCAGCGAGAAGATGGGGAGCGCGGATGTGGCCCCCCGGTTCTGA